The genomic stretch TGTTCTGACCTCATACCAAGGGGATGAGCCGGGTCAGGATGCTACTGTTTCCCCCAGCAAGCCGCTAAGATGAAATCAAAAGGACCAAAGTTTCCTGTCCCTGCTGGAGTGTGGGTTTCCACTGACTCAAAGTCTATTTCTACAGCAGCCACTTTGCAAGGGGACTTGGGGAAAGAGAAATCGTATCTAGGAGCATTTTTGCTCCTTGTGACAAAAGTCATATAAAAAGTCACATCTAGGGACATGTTCACTGCTTGCCAAATAAGCAGGGACCCACCtaggaaaaaacaataaagaaacacCCCTCTGTCCCGCTGCTGCACCCCCAACCTCTGCCCTATCTGTTCTGGAACAAATGGCTTTCCTGGGCCCCAGGGCCTGCTGTGTGACTGCATGGAGTTGCTCAGCATGTTTGCACTCTCCCTGCAGGTGACATggagggcagggggtggaggggcagCTGGGGAGGACCAGGGAGCGAGGGCATGTTGAAGAAGGAAAGAGGGCAGACAGGGCACTTGGCACTTCGTGCAATATGAAGTCAAATCTCTTAGCCTCTGTGGACCTCAGTTGCTGCATCAGTAAAATGGGAGTGAGGAAAAGAGAACAAGAATATAAAATACCTGGCACAGCACCTGGCTCATGGCTCTATAAATGGGGCCAGTATGATGATATTTGGAAAGGGTGGGTAATGGGGAGAGTGGTGAGAAAAAGGGAGCCGCAGAATTAGCTCCCCACAccccctgcaaaaaaaaaaaaacctccctggGAGCAGAGCccacagcccacccccacccccagcgggCTCCTCCCCTGGGGACTCGACCAAAGTGTCAGACCTGGAAGTGTTGCATCACTGGGCATTTGGGGGTTAATGATGGGGAGTGGACAGGACCAGGGTATTTAACTAATTGGGGAGGTGCCCTGAGATCAGAGGCTCCCCTGTCACTTCCTTTCTCCCTGCTGCTGCATCTGGCTCCCCCAGCATGGAGCCTGCCCCTGCCCTGaccttcctttgcctcctgggtaaGTGGCCTCCGTGAGCAtcaccctcccccatcccacctagGAACCCCGATGTTCCTGAGCTGTGTCCAGCCTGGCTTCCAGGGAGGCTGTGGTAGGTGCCAAGAGCTGGAAGCCACCCCCGACCTAACCTGACGCCAGGGTCATCCTGAGGCCAGCCCTGgccagagggaggggagagaaggcagGGACGCGGCTGGGGTGGaattggggggttggggggaggggtgtggggagCACTGAGAGCACATGGGCCCCAGGTCCTggctccacccaccccaccctagCTCCCGTTTTTTGGCTCAAACCCACAGCCGCCCCATTGCTGTGTCAGGAGAACCTGGAAGAATTCGGGGAGGTCCACACGGTCAGGAAACAGGCCCATTGGCATCCAGTGAGACTGGGGAGGGGGCTAGGTGCTCCTGCAGGGAGGGGGGCTGCCACCTACAGAGGCCATCAGGATTCTTTGGGAGAGATTTGAAGGGCTGGTGGGAGCCCCCAGATGGGGTGACAGTAGAGGAAaggatggggagatgggatgCCTATCACGGTGGGGGTGAGGGCAAAGGGGCTTGGGGTGTGCTGGGCGCCACGTGGAAGTCCTGTTACTGTCCTGGCTGTCACCGGGAGTGGGGTGCTCTTGGGGGGCTGAGGGCCGCTGTCAGCTGTAGAGATGCCAGGAACCGGATCTGAGGGGCCGTCAGAGGGAGCTGGCTGTAGACACCAGACCCTGGGTGAGACACCCTAAGGGGTCCGGTGGCCTCAGCCCTCCCTCCCCACAGTGGCCCTGGCCAGCGGGAACCTGGTGCAGTTTGGGGTGATGATCGAGAGGGTGACGGGGAAGCCGGCGCTGGACTACAACGACTACGGCTGCTACTGCGGCATCGGCGGCTCCCACTGGCCAGTGGACCCCACCGACTGGTGAGGAGGCAACCCAGCCGGGGGCCCTGTCTGGGGGATGGAGGAGCTGGGGACCTCTGGGGACACCTAGGAAGTGTGGGCTGGCCCTCCAGGGCCTCTTTGGAGCCCCTCTTTGGAGCCTATCTTTGTAGCCTCTTTGGAGCCCCCAGGCCACCTGGCTCACAGGCCGCTCCAGGTTGACCGTGACCTCACAGGTGCTGCCATGCCCACGACTGCTGCTATGGGCACCTGAAGAAGCTGGGCTGTGAGCCCAAACTGGAAAAGTACCTTTTCTCTGTCAGCAGGCACAGCATCTTCTGTGGTAAGTGAACAGCCCTGGGTGACCCAGGACACCTGGGGGACAGCTTCGGGCAGGACCCCCTCCTGATGGTGACCTTGAGGGTCATCAGGGCCCGACCTggggctggaggggtggggtCTCCTGTCATCATGTGAGTGTAGAGAGGCCTGGGCATCGGCCCAGATGCTCACCTGGCCCATCAACATGGCCCTCGGTCCCAGGGGGAGGCAGCCCAACCTCAGGCAGAACCAACGAGAATGTGGGTGGCTCCACGCAGCCCTGCCCCGTAGAGGGAGCCTAGTTCAGAGAACCCAGCCTTGTTCCTGCTGCAAAGCAAGTAGTAACCTGCAAGGAGGGCTGGACCCAGGGGGCAGGAGGCACAGCAGAAAGATCTTGGAGGGTCAGAGGAGAAGCCTCAGGTCAGATCTCTAACGTGTGTCCTGGGGGAAGGGCAGGTGTGGCTGCAGAGGCAGAACCAGGACCAGAGCTCCTGGCTGGCTCAGAATTCTTGCCCCTGGAGCAGCCACTCAGCAGGACAGATTTTTTGAGTAGTGAGCTCCCTGTCACTGGAGTTCATGCAATGCCAGGGTGACAACCTGTCAGGGACCGCACTGAGAGGATGAGTGAGGAGAGATGTCAGTCTCCAAAGAGCTTCACCTTCTACCctctctgtgactttgggcaagtgacATAAACACTCAAAATTCTCCACGTCCTCATTTATCAAATGGAGATAATCACCCCACATTCAGCCTAGTCCAGCTCCTGGTAAGAACCTCCAAAACAGGGTGACTGCCAGGACTGTTAAGCTCCTGCCATGGCTGCATTTGCTGAAATAGCAGATGTGGATAGAACCCAACAGAAAATGGAGCCTGACCGTTAAGGTAAAACGAGGTGCCCTGGACGTTTCTTAGCTGTGAGATGTCCTCATGCAAACAAAAAGGAGCCAGGGCTACATTGGCAGAGGggcagctgcagagaaggaagagacaacaGTGCGGGTCCCAGTGGctcagggggtggggtggagctAGGTCTGCTTCCCAGGCCTTGTGCTGGAAGAGGGGGCCCCAAGGGAAATGCCAGGACAGAGGGCTCTGTCCGCTGTGACGGGGGCAGGCAGAGGACCATGAGGAGGTCCCCCTCCAGCCCAGCCACCTGGAGCTGGGTTGCTGTCATTTCATCACTTCCCCTTTCTGCTCGATGCCAGCAGTCCCAGCACTCAGCTGAGGGAGGGAGCATCCTATAAACCCCCCTGGACTGGGAGTAGGTTGAGAATGAGTGAATCAAATGATCTCCCCGGCAGGAGCGACCAAGAAGAGCCAGTGTGGGCTTGGGGGAGGAAGGAGCAGCAGTTAGGGCAGCCTTTGGGGCCTTCCCAGTGTGTTGGCCCTGGCAGGccctcccaggccctgccctgccgTTGTCTCTTACCCCTGAAACATCCCCCAGAGAGTGGGCCCCCAGAATGGGGTCGAGCGCGGGGGACCCAGAGCAGCCAGGAGCTGTCACATCCGTGCCTGGGAGCAGGGAGCCTGACTCCGATTGTCCCATCCAGCCGGCAGAACCGCCTGCCAGCAGCACACCTGCGAGTGTGACAAGAGGGCTGCACTCTGCTTTCGACACACCCTGGGCACCTACGACCACAAATACGCCCATTACCCCAACAAGCTGTGCACCGGACCCACCCCGCCCTGCTGAGCCTGCGCCTGGCCTCATCCCTGGGGCCTTCCGATGCCCCTACTCAGGCCGCTATAGCCCCAGGCCTGGAGAACATTGGCTCCAGAAGCAAAATATAATCTTGCTTCCCCTTGCTCTGAAAAATCCTTCTCCTGGAAACCCATCCCTCACCAAGAGCCCCCAGACTGTGACCTGGACCATCGTTAGCCTCCCAGGCCACATCTTCCCCTTAGGGGCAGCCCATCTGGGAGCCAAGGGACCTCAGCACCAGAAGACTCAGCCACCGCTGGGATCTCAGCTCCCTCTTCTGAATAAGTGGATAATGTTTCCCTGTAATTCTAACATTCTTTGATTCTCAGATTCTATTATTCTAAGACTCTATTAGTctagtttcattcattcattcgttttttgagcacctactatgtgccagcaatATGCAAAGCACTGGGAATTAATCAGACATGGAGGCCCCTGCTGTGCAATTCCAACTTTCTGCccttttaattttccattataGTAAGTTTCTGcgattttctttttctaagattCTATAAATCCTATCCAAGACAAAAACAGCAATCTCTGGCAGGACTATTTCTGGTCATGTGGCATCATGTGAGAAGGATGAAAACTACCAATCTAAAAATACTGTCCCACCATGTCATCAGGCCTCAAACCCCCACCATCAGCAGTTCAAGTCTGGTCCGAGAGTGAAAAGGAGCTCTGGGATCATCTCATTCAATCCCCTTCTGTGACGGGCGGCATCCAGAGAGGGGACCCTCTCACCTGAGGCTGGCATCCCAACTCCCAGCCAGTCCCTTCATTTCTCCATGAGTCTTTGTCATCCTCTGCCCCTCTGCTGTGCCCATGTTCACTGGACTGACCACTTGTCATCTTGGAAAGAACACAGAGGCCGGGGCGGTCCGCAGTTAGGAAACGCGAGCCAGGGTCAGGCTGCCACTAAcgggagagaggaggaaagattTTAACATTATCGGGCAGACTCCAGCCATCTGGCTCTGGTGCCTTGAAGAATTTGATGGATCAGAGAATTCCCACCAGGTGGAATACAGACTCTTCAGCAGATTTTACTCCTAAATATAGGTAGAATATCTTCACTATCCTTAACACGCTAATAAAAGATTAAGGGATTGTGGTGAGCCTTTTCATGGAGATGAAGCATGAGAGAACGCTTTGCTGGAGACAA from Choloepus didactylus isolate mChoDid1 chromosome 2, mChoDid1.pri, whole genome shotgun sequence encodes the following:
- the PLA2G2E gene encoding group IIE secretory phospholipase A2, yielding MEPAPALTFLCLLVALASGNLVQFGVMIERVTGKPALDYNDYGCYCGIGGSHWPVDPTDWCCHAHDCCYGHLKKLGCEPKLEKYLFSVSRHSIFCAGRTACQQHTCECDKRAALCFRHTLGTYDHKYAHYPNKLCTGPTPPC